One window of Candidatus Eisenbacteria bacterium genomic DNA carries:
- the rfaE2 gene encoding D-glycero-beta-D-manno-heptose 1-phosphate adenylyltransferase produces the protein MEIPKLAPSVASLKERLAPLRARGGRVVFTNGCFDLLHPGHVRYLAAARALGDALIVGLNDDASVRRLKGTGRPILGAAERAEVLAALAAVDHVVLFADDTPRALIAALLPDVLVKGADWATADIVGRQEVEAAGGRVERIEVVPGVSTSELVRRIRGA, from the coding sequence GTGGAGATCCCGAAGCTCGCTCCGAGCGTCGCCTCACTGAAGGAACGGCTCGCCCCGCTGCGCGCGCGCGGCGGGCGCGTCGTGTTCACGAACGGCTGCTTCGATCTGCTGCACCCGGGCCACGTGCGCTACCTCGCCGCCGCGCGCGCGCTCGGCGATGCCCTCATCGTGGGCCTCAACGACGACGCGTCGGTGCGACGGCTGAAGGGGACCGGGCGACCGATCCTCGGCGCGGCCGAGCGCGCGGAGGTGCTGGCGGCGCTCGCCGCCGTCGATCACGTGGTGCTGTTCGCCGACGACACGCCCAGGGCGCTCATCGCCGCCCTTCTCCCGGACGTGCTCGTCAAAGGGGCCGACTGGGCCACGGCGGACATCGTCGGGCGCCAGGAGGTCGAGGCCGCGGGTGGCCGCGTCGAACGGATCGAGGTCGTGCCTGGCGTGTCGACGAGCGAGCTCGTGCGGCGCATCCGCGGGGCTTGA
- the rpmB gene encoding 50S ribosomal protein L28 encodes MARVCEVCGKHRSSGNNVSHANNKTRRVWRPNLQRVHARVGASNTHLLVCTRCIRSGKILKARPAASARVGA; translated from the coding sequence ATGGCACGCGTCTGCGAAGTGTGTGGCAAGCATCGTTCGAGCGGCAACAACGTCAGCCACGCGAACAACAAGACCCGGCGGGTGTGGCGCCCGAACCTCCAGCGCGTGCACGCCCGCGTCGGCGCCAGCAACACCCACCTGCTCGTCTGCACCCGCTGCATCCGCAGCGGCAAGATCCTGAAGGCCCGCCCCGCCGCTTCGGCTCGCGTCGGCGCCTAG
- a CDS encoding Rid family detoxifying hydrolase, giving the protein MRRAITSPEAPRPIGPYSQAIDTGTLVFCAGQVGLDPASGRLVQGGAVAEAEQAIRNLSAVLATAGLGLADVVKTTLFLADLGDGPKVGEVYARLFPEPYPARSTVQVAALPAGARVELEAVAVRRS; this is encoded by the coding sequence GTGAGACGCGCCATCACCAGCCCCGAGGCTCCGCGCCCGATCGGTCCCTACAGCCAGGCGATCGACACCGGTACGCTGGTGTTCTGCGCGGGGCAGGTCGGTCTCGACCCCGCGAGCGGCCGCCTCGTCCAGGGCGGCGCGGTCGCCGAAGCGGAGCAGGCGATCAGGAACCTCTCGGCCGTGCTGGCGACCGCCGGCCTCGGCCTGGCCGACGTCGTGAAGACGACGCTCTTCCTGGCCGACCTCGGCGACGGACCGAAGGTGGGCGAGGTCTACGCCCGCCTGTTTCCGGAGCCGTACCCGGCACGCTCGACGGTGCAGGTCGCGGCGCTGCCGGCCGGCGCCCGCGTGGAACTCGAGGCCGTCGCGGTTCGGCGGTCCTAG